The sequence below is a genomic window from Bombus pascuorum chromosome 15, iyBomPasc1.1, whole genome shotgun sequence.
tttgtatttacactttagttttaaaatatatattttctaccttacaatttatccacgcgttcctttgtattcgcatacatctaataacctcaacaaatTACATAAGCATAACTTCTCAAAAAGTTTACAAATCTGAGCAAAACCCATTGAACGTTAAAGTAGGAAATTCTAGATCAAGGCGAAGGAAAGAACTAAAAAGTGAAAGATACTAAAACTCCATATAATAATCagtatattgttaaatatcgCTTTATTTAATCAGCTTACaattatgtacaaaaaatGAGTGTTTCACGTAACCAACGTCGCCACAAAAGACAATCCAGCCAGTCATGCCCTGTCCTTATATCAAAACCTTTTGAATAACTGGTGCAGAGTATGTGGACAGAACCACAGGAAGCTCCAAATTTCCTTTCGATGCTTGTTCAGCAGCATGTTCGAGTTTCTCGTTGATATGAGCAGCAGCGTGTTCTGCTTTGGCCAAAGCGACTTCCGGTGTGTCGACAACGCGGCCATCGGGTCCTAGAGGAGCTGGAGGAACGATTTTGGCTGCGACAGCCACAGGTTGCAGGCTACTGGTGATCACAGGTCCTGTGTAGGCGATGAAATCAGCAGATTTGAATGCTTCGTTAGCCAAAGTGATTCTTTCGTTGATGTGGGCTGCTGCGTGTTCTGCTTTTGCGAGACTCACTTCCGGAGTGTCTACGACTCGGCCATCTAGACCGATGGGTGCACCAGGTACTAGTTTGGTGATGGTAACAGGCGACGCTAGAGCTGCTACCTGTGGCGCCAGTAGAAGGCCTGGACGCGCGTATACTGCTGCCAACACGGCGGAGAGAACAATCTGGAATTGAAAAAGTTGGCCATTCTTACTGCTtaaaatagtattatattGCAGTGTGAAATACGTGATTGTTTAGACTATGAGCGTTTTAGAATTTCTTCGGTCGCGAGGATTTTATTTGACTTTCAACTCgataatgttatatgcatatattcaaatttaaaaattcccgAGATTAAACGACTTACGATTGTATTGAAAAGTAGGCAATTTTAAGATTGTCacagtaaaaataataaatattatatttgtggATTAGAGAATATACTAATTCTCGATCGTTGCATTTTCTAAATCACTAGATGAAACTATGACTGAAGGATTAAAGTTCATTACAGTGAAAATAGCAAATATTACATTCGTGAGATAGAAAACTTCTCAATTCCTGATTactcttaattaaatttaccgattgctaaaaataattaaaagtaattgctaaaaatattttcaattttttctcatgtatttattattgtatgcTATTGTATTTAGAGTGGAATTTACACACTGATTAATTAAACCCAAGAATAGCGAGAGTCGAAGGTGAGTACACACCTCGAAGACGCGAGATTTACTCGACAAGAGACGAAGAGTGTCAaacataaattgaaaattgatcgaaaagatataaaatacgtagGAATACgaattaatagtaaaaacCACGGTACATATCGTGTACATATCATGTACGGTAGATATCATAACAaacgtattaaatttcgtatcatttaacGATACTTTTATACGCATACAAAAATTTGTCACTGCGAGAATAAGACGTAGAACCTGATAAAAGAACGTTTCATCGAAGGATAAGGATACGTATCGGGTATTGTCGCAGGCATACGTATCTTTGCAAAGTGTCTTCTCAGACACCTCGTGGTagaagaaacaaagagaagCAGAAAATCTAcacgagaaacgaagaaaaaccAAGGCTGAACGATCGCCGAGAAAACACTCACCAGGGTCTTCATCTCGTGAAACAAACGTGGCTCCTTGCGCGCTATCTGAGGTACAGTACTCGCCAAGGTGCCTTGGTCCGGTCTCATGGTGTCCACTTTGTCCCCTCGTCTTTATATAGCACCTGGGAGAAAAGGTTTCGCTCCATGGGGCACGTGTTCATCGATGGGAGAACGCGCGAATGGGAGACGCCCTGTCCAATAAAATCAACTACACCTGACATTGACATTCGTCCTGATCGACATCCGACTGGAATTCGTCTTTCTCTATTCAATGACCCTCGAATCATTGATCGAACCACTTCcaacgtttctttcttctttttcccaattttttttgacgtttttttcttcttgtaatAGATTAGGTGAACTTCTTAAGGAGTTGTTACGAGATTTCCTACTTCGGTGGCCTTCGAGTttctttgataatttaaaacgGAATGCGTagaggaattttaattaactttttgttCGTTCGAAAGGGAAATTTAGGTTTAAGGATCGTTGTTTGGTTTAATggatttggaattttttaactgTTGAGACAGATTGTTAAAACGGATAAGACAGTGGACGTTTAATTATGGTTTTGTTCGTTGCGTTTGACAAGAAGATTGAATCgatggatttttatttaaattaacgagtttcagatattttaattgtctgTTTGTTTCTGTTTGAGATTTTTGCTTTAGTATGGCGTAAATTgcatttatttgtttattaggaAAATAGGGAGAGTTCAAAATGCTCAAGAATAtccaaaaattatataaaatatccaaagtaggACTTGCTataatattttggaaataaaaCACATTTCTGTTTggtttttatcgttttacttgtgtttgtgaaaatattaaataattataatatcactgtattaaatactaaataatgtTGCAAtactttcaataaaataaaatttgatcatTTTCCACGGTTAccaattttacgaatttttgaTTACTTTTTGCTGGTTGCATTTATCATTACCAGATATCGA
It includes:
- the LOC132914907 gene encoding uncharacterized protein LOC132914907, which produces MRPDQGTLASTVPQIARKEPRLFHEMKTLIVLSAVLAAVYARPGLLLAPQVAALASPVTITKLVPGAPIGLDGRVVDTPEVSLAKAEHAAAHINERITLANEAFKSADFIAYTGPVITSSLQPVAVAAKIVPPAPLGPDGRVVDTPEVALAKAEHAAAHINEKLEHAAEQASKGNLELPVVLSTYSAPVIQKVLI